In Sphingomonas sp. SORGH_AS_0950, the following are encoded in one genomic region:
- a CDS encoding DUF448 domain-containing protein yields MRNRDNERAGVNNAPAKKGRGPRDAAKAARESIDGPVRRCILSGEHDARPHLIRLALAPDGRVLPDVRAKAPGRGGWIGVTRTELEAAMAKGRLKGALARAFKTGEFAIPDDLPALITAALERNALDRLGLESRSGMLLTGSDKIATAARSGQLHALYHAADAGEDGCRKLAQAWRVGSDREGSDLKGLALPATRPILSLALGRENVVHIGLTDRNAAKRVSEALDRWLHFIGPDPVATPCETASQGASASDLTGDRPAVTVHEDFE; encoded by the coding sequence ATGCGGAACCGGGACAATGAGCGCGCTGGCGTAAATAATGCTCCGGCCAAGAAGGGCCGGGGCCCCAGAGACGCCGCGAAGGCGGCCCGTGAGTCGATCGACGGGCCGGTCCGCCGCTGCATTCTGTCCGGCGAGCATGACGCGCGGCCGCATCTGATCCGTCTGGCGCTGGCGCCCGACGGACGGGTGCTGCCCGATGTCCGTGCGAAGGCGCCGGGGCGCGGCGGCTGGATCGGCGTGACCCGCACCGAGCTGGAAGCCGCGATGGCGAAGGGGCGGTTGAAGGGGGCACTGGCGCGCGCGTTCAAGACGGGCGAGTTTGCGATCCCCGACGACCTGCCCGCGCTGATCACCGCCGCGCTGGAGCGCAATGCGCTCGATCGGCTGGGACTCGAGTCGCGCTCGGGGATGCTGCTGACCGGATCGGACAAGATCGCGACGGCGGCGCGCTCGGGACAGCTGCACGCGCTCTATCACGCCGCCGATGCGGGCGAGGATGGCTGTCGCAAGCTGGCGCAGGCGTGGCGCGTCGGATCGGACCGTGAAGGTTCCGATCTGAAGGGGTTGGCGTTGCCCGCCACACGCCCCATATTGTCATTGGCGTTGGGCCGCGAAAATGTGGTACACATCGGCCTGACAGATCGTAACGCGGCAAAGCGGGTGAGCGAAGCGCTCGACCGCTGGCTGCATTTTATCGGACCCGACCCTGTGGCAACGCCTTGCGAAACGGCCTCGCAAGGCGCATCGGCGTCCGACCTTACTGGTGACCGACCGGCCGTGACCGTACACGAGGATTTTGAGTGA
- the infB gene encoding translation initiation factor IF-2, with protein sequence MSETDNDKPKLGMRQPLGLKRTVETGKVKQSFSHGRSNTVIVETKRRRVLGPQGGAPETAAPAQAPEPVPAAPVAAAPVAPRRPVPSNETAQERQARLLREAEEQRLAMQEEIRRREDAERQQRAEDERARAEERARAAAEAAAAPPPAPEPAPEPAPAPEPTPAPAPVAAAEPAPAPAAPTISVQPRPFRPVERPVIPAPQPKAEEPKVEAPAPAPAPTPAPAPTPAPAPVAAKPAPAPAPVVSTPPILGRDPSMPAPRRFSPVQRPEIPKPAPKPAPAPAAAATPAASAPTNTTASAPSGGAPRSMPSGQPTPRNAPPGRPQQRDRKGDERRGGKLTVTRALNEDGARARSLAALKRAREKEKRGFGGPREPQVKQVRDVQVPEAITVQELANRMAEKGADLVKALFKMGMPVTMTQTIDQDTAELLVTEFGHNIVRVSDSDIDLALDTSEDAAESLQPRPPVVTIMGHVDHGKTSLLDALRGTDVVRGEAGGITQHIGAYQVTLKDKSKITFLDTPGHEAFTQMRARGADVTDIVVLVVAADDGLMPQTIEAINHTKAAGKPMIVAINKIDKHDANAQRVRERLLEHDVQVEDMGGETQDVEVSALKKIGLDTLIEKIQLQAELLELAANPDRAAEGSVVEAKLDKGRGPVATVLVTRGTLKVGDVFVVGAESGKVRALVDDKGRQVKEAGPAMPVEVLGLSGVPQAGDLLQVVENEARAREVAEYRQSVLLQKRTTSAPASLESMFSALKANQAKEYPLVVKADTQGTVEAIVASINKIASDLIKARILHSGVGGITESDVTLAAASGAPIIGFNVRANAKAREIAERNKVALKYYDVIYDLIDEIRAGMAGELGPEAFETVVGRAEIREVFSAGKIGKAAGLLVTEGVIRKALKARITRNDVIIYQGEINSLRRFKDDVAEVRAGLECGVTFTQNFTDIKAGDYLETFEVELRERSL encoded by the coding sequence GTGAGCGAGACCGACAACGACAAGCCGAAACTCGGAATGCGCCAGCCCCTGGGGCTGAAGCGCACGGTCGAGACCGGCAAGGTGAAGCAGAGCTTCAGCCACGGCCGCTCGAACACCGTGATCGTCGAGACGAAGCGCCGTCGCGTCCTGGGCCCGCAGGGGGGAGCGCCGGAGACGGCCGCCCCCGCGCAGGCCCCCGAACCCGTGCCCGCAGCGCCCGTCGCCGCGGCGCCGGTCGCACCGCGTCGCCCGGTGCCGTCGAACGAGACGGCACAGGAGCGCCAGGCGCGCCTGCTGCGTGAAGCCGAGGAACAGCGCCTCGCCATGCAGGAAGAGATTCGTCGTCGCGAGGACGCCGAGCGTCAGCAGCGCGCCGAGGACGAGCGTGCGCGGGCCGAAGAGCGCGCGCGTGCCGCCGCCGAGGCTGCCGCCGCCCCGCCGCCCGCGCCGGAACCGGCACCCGAGCCTGCGCCCGCGCCCGAGCCGACCCCGGCGCCCGCGCCCGTCGCGGCGGCGGAACCCGCCCCGGCTCCGGCCGCGCCGACCATCTCGGTCCAGCCGCGTCCCTTCCGTCCGGTCGAACGCCCGGTGATCCCGGCGCCGCAGCCCAAGGCGGAAGAGCCCAAGGTCGAGGCACCCGCCCCGGCCCCGGCTCCTACCCCCGCGCCGGCCCCGACGCCCGCCCCCGCTCCGGTGGCGGCGAAGCCCGCGCCTGCGCCCGCTCCGGTGGTGTCGACGCCGCCGATCCTGGGTCGCGATCCCTCGATGCCCGCGCCGCGTCGCTTCTCGCCGGTGCAGCGTCCCGAGATTCCGAAGCCTGCGCCCAAGCCCGCGCCTGCGCCCGCCGCAGCCGCGACTCCGGCCGCCAGCGCGCCGACCAACACCACCGCCTCCGCTCCGTCGGGTGGCGCGCCGCGTTCCATGCCTTCGGGCCAGCCGACGCCGCGCAACGCGCCTCCGGGCCGTCCGCAGCAGCGCGATCGCAAGGGCGACGAGCGTCGCGGCGGCAAGCTGACCGTCACGCGCGCCCTGAACGAGGACGGCGCCCGCGCCCGCTCGCTTGCCGCGCTGAAGCGTGCCCGCGAGAAGGAAAAGCGTGGCTTTGGCGGCCCGCGCGAGCCGCAGGTCAAGCAGGTCCGCGACGTGCAGGTGCCCGAGGCGATCACCGTCCAGGAACTGGCCAACCGCATGGCCGAAAAGGGCGCGGATCTGGTCAAGGCGCTGTTCAAGATGGGCATGCCCGTCACGATGACGCAGACCATCGACCAGGACACGGCCGAGCTGCTGGTGACCGAATTCGGCCACAACATCGTCCGCGTCTCGGACAGCGACATCGACCTGGCGCTCGACACCAGCGAGGATGCGGCGGAATCGCTGCAGCCGCGCCCGCCGGTCGTGACGATCATGGGCCATGTCGACCATGGCAAGACCTCGCTGCTCGACGCGCTGCGCGGCACCGATGTGGTGCGCGGTGAGGCCGGTGGCATCACCCAGCATATCGGCGCCTATCAGGTCACGCTGAAGGACAAGTCGAAGATCACCTTCCTCGACACGCCGGGCCACGAGGCCTTCACCCAGATGCGCGCGCGCGGTGCCGACGTCACGGATATCGTGGTGCTGGTGGTCGCGGCCGATGACGGGCTGATGCCGCAGACGATCGAGGCGATCAACCACACCAAGGCGGCGGGCAAGCCGATGATCGTGGCGATCAACAAGATCGACAAGCACGACGCCAATGCCCAGCGCGTCCGCGAACGCCTGCTCGAACATGACGTGCAGGTCGAGGACATGGGCGGCGAGACCCAGGACGTCGAGGTGTCGGCGCTCAAGAAGATCGGTCTGGATACGCTGATCGAGAAGATCCAGCTTCAGGCCGAACTGCTCGAACTGGCCGCCAACCCGGACCGCGCCGCCGAGGGCAGCGTGGTCGAGGCCAAGCTCGACAAGGGCCGTGGTCCGGTCGCGACCGTGCTCGTCACGCGCGGCACGCTGAAGGTCGGCGACGTGTTCGTCGTCGGTGCGGAAAGCGGCAAGGTCCGTGCGCTGGTCGACGACAAGGGCCGTCAGGTGAAGGAAGCGGGTCCGGCGATGCCGGTCGAGGTGCTCGGCCTGTCGGGCGTGCCGCAGGCGGGCGACCTCCTCCAGGTCGTCGAGAACGAGGCCCGCGCCCGCGAGGTCGCCGAGTACCGCCAGAGCGTGCTGCTCCAGAAGCGCACCACCTCGGCCCCGGCCAGCCTGGAGTCGATGTTCTCGGCGCTGAAGGCGAACCAGGCCAAGGAATATCCGCTGGTCGTGAAGGCGGATACGCAGGGCACCGTCGAGGCGATCGTGGCGTCGATCAACAAGATCGCGTCCGACCTCATCAAGGCGCGTATCCTGCACTCGGGCGTCGGTGGCATCACCGAGTCGGACGTGACGCTCGCCGCCGCCAGCGGTGCGCCGATCATCGGCTTCAACGTCCGTGCGAACGCCAAGGCGCGCGAGATCGCCGAGCGGAACAAGGTGGCGCTGAAATATTACGACGTCATCTACGACCTGATCGACGAGATCCGGGCGGGCATGGCGGGCGAGCTGGGCCCCGAGGCGTTCGAAACGGTCGTCGGCCGCGCCGAAATCCGCGAGGTCTTCTCGGCGGGCAAGATCGGCAAGGCCGCCGGTCTGCTGGTCACCGAGGGTGTCATCCGCAAGGCGCTCAAGGCGCGCATCACGCGCAACGACGTCATCATCTACCAGGGCGAGATCAACTCGCTCCGCCGGTTCAAGGACGATGTCGCCGAGGTTCGCGCCGGTCTGGAATGTGGTGTGACGTTCACGCAGAACTTCACCGACATCAAGGCGGGCGACTATCTCGAAACCTTCGAGGTCGAACTGCGCGAGCGTTCGCTCTGA
- the rbfA gene encoding 30S ribosome-binding factor RbfA has translation MVQAKNPAEPSVRLLRVGEQVRHILSEILARGDVHDETLAKHMVSVTEVRMSPDLRHATVFVKPLLGKDEEVVIKALRTNTAYLQREVAHRVKMKYAAKLKFLADESFDEGSHIDSLLRSPKVARDLEEGDEG, from the coding sequence ATGGTCCAAGCCAAGAACCCCGCCGAACCCTCGGTCCGCCTGCTCCGCGTCGGCGAGCAGGTGCGCCACATCCTGTCCGAAATCCTGGCGCGCGGCGACGTGCATGACGAGACGCTCGCCAAGCATATGGTCAGCGTGACCGAGGTGCGCATGTCCCCTGACCTGCGCCACGCCACCGTCTTCGTGAAGCCGCTGCTCGGCAAGGACGAGGAGGTGGTCATCAAGGCGCTGCGCACGAACACCGCCTATCTCCAGCGCGAGGTCGCGCACCGGGTGAAGATGAAATATGCCGCCAAGCTGAAGTTCCTGGCGGACGAGAGCTTCGACGAGGGAAGCCATATCGACTCGCTCCTCCGCTCGCCGAAGGTGGCGCGCGATCTGGAGGAGGGGGACGAGGGCTAA
- a CDS encoding YceI family protein, with translation MWVGTRMAMAVVAIGMGGAGSATALGSLAYGIDPAHAHVQAKVGFFGLGSKTARFPRLEGRVALSDRDAQAVTLDVRIDAQALEAGDSLTRSRLRGPDFFDVERYPRVIFHGSTMTRTGPHGAQVAGTITARGVTRPATLAVDFSRDFAAMTGREPVHIAASTRIDRRDFGMTAYPLIVGRQVTITIDADLVPGRG, from the coding sequence ATGTGGGTTGGCACGCGAATGGCGATGGCGGTGGTGGCCATAGGGATGGGTGGCGCCGGATCGGCAACCGCGCTCGGCTCGCTCGCCTATGGCATCGACCCCGCCCATGCGCACGTGCAGGCAAAGGTCGGCTTTTTCGGCCTGGGCAGCAAGACGGCGCGTTTTCCCCGGCTGGAGGGTCGCGTCGCCCTGTCGGACCGGGATGCGCAAGCGGTGACGCTGGACGTGCGGATCGATGCGCAGGCGCTGGAGGCTGGGGATTCGCTGACCCGGTCCCGCCTGCGCGGACCCGATTTCTTCGATGTCGAGCGATACCCCCGCGTGATCTTCCATGGCTCGACCATGACCCGGACCGGACCGCATGGCGCGCAGGTCGCAGGGACGATCACCGCGCGCGGCGTCACCCGTCCGGCGACACTGGCGGTCGACTTCTCACGCGACTTTGCCGCGATGACCGGGCGCGAGCCGGTGCATATCGCAGCGTCGACGCGGATCGACCGACGGGACTTCGGAATGACCGCCTATCCGCTGATCGTCGGGCGACAGGTGACGATCACGATCGACGCCGATCTGGTGCCGGGGCGGGGTTAG
- a CDS encoding thymidine kinase — translation MAKLYFYYASMNAGKSTMLLQADFNYRERGMNTMLFTAAIDDRFAYGTIASRIGLSQPATPFQATTDLEACALDRHGRTPLACILVDEAQFLTPEQVDQLARLADRHRIPVLCYGLRTDFKGQLFPGSARLLALADTLSEIKSVCVCGAKATMNLRVDGQGQAIAEGAQTEIGGNDRYIALCRRHFGEALAGGTVLEAPSLR, via the coding sequence ATGGCCAAGCTCTATTTCTACTATGCCAGCATGAATGCCGGGAAATCGACCATGCTGCTGCAGGCCGATTTCAACTATCGCGAGCGGGGGATGAACACGATGCTGTTCACCGCCGCGATCGACGATCGCTTCGCCTATGGCACCATCGCCTCGCGAATCGGCCTGTCGCAGCCCGCGACGCCGTTCCAGGCGACCACCGATCTGGAGGCCTGCGCGCTCGACCGGCACGGACGCACGCCGCTGGCCTGTATCCTGGTCGACGAGGCGCAGTTCCTGACGCCCGAACAGGTCGATCAGCTGGCGAGGCTGGCCGACCGGCACCGGATTCCCGTGCTCTGCTATGGCCTGAGGACCGATTTCAAGGGCCAGCTCTTCCCCGGCTCGGCGCGGTTGCTGGCGCTGGCCGACACGCTCAGCGAGATCAAGTCGGTCTGCGTCTGCGGGGCCAAGGCGACGATGAACCTGCGCGTCGATGGCCAGGGCCAGGCGATCGCCGAGGGCGCGCAGACCGAGATCGGCGGCAATGACCGCTATATCGCGCTGTGCCGCCGCCATTTCGGCGAGGCGCTGGCGGGCGGCACGGTGCTTGAGGCACCGTCCTTGAGATAG
- the truB gene encoding tRNA pseudouridine(55) synthase TruB: MHGWIILDKPLGLGSTQGVSAVKRVLRQGGYGKGIKVGHGGTLDPLATGVLPIAVGEATKLAGRMLDSDKVYDFTIRFGAQTSTLDAEGEVVAESDVRPTRAALEAVLPRFTGPIEQVPPAYSALKVDGERAYDLARAGEEVVLASRSVTIHSLKSSPSSLGEGDHRASDGGGAGRTGDAPPPRPAGAVPLPEQAQGGLEDITLTAHVSKGTYIRSLARDIALALGTVGHVTMLRRIKAGPFTLASAISLDKLNEMGQARGLEEILLPLRAGLDDIPALALDPDQAGALRQGRVLVGIAADDGQYFAMLGDRPVALVEALDGDVRVVRGFNLD; this comes from the coding sequence ATGCATGGATGGATCATACTCGACAAGCCGCTGGGGCTCGGCTCGACGCAAGGGGTGAGCGCGGTCAAGCGCGTGCTGCGCCAGGGCGGCTATGGCAAGGGGATCAAGGTCGGCCATGGCGGCACGCTCGACCCGCTGGCGACCGGCGTGTTGCCGATCGCGGTGGGCGAGGCGACCAAGCTGGCCGGGCGGATGCTCGACAGCGACAAGGTGTACGACTTCACCATCCGCTTCGGCGCGCAGACATCGACGCTGGATGCCGAGGGCGAGGTGGTCGCTGAGAGCGATGTCCGCCCGACTCGCGCGGCGCTGGAGGCGGTGCTGCCGCGCTTCACCGGCCCGATCGAACAGGTGCCCCCCGCCTATTCCGCGCTGAAGGTGGATGGCGAGCGCGCCTATGACCTGGCGCGGGCCGGGGAAGAGGTGGTGCTGGCGAGTCGCAGCGTTACGATTCACTCCCTCAAATCCTCCCCAAGCTCGCTTGGGGAGGGGGACCATCGCGCCAGCGATGGTGGAGGGGCGGGACGGACCGGCGATGCCCCTCCACCACGCCCTGCGGGCGCGGTCCCCCTCCCCGAGCAAGCTCAGGGAGGATTGGAAGACATCACCCTCACCGCGCATGTCTCCAAGGGCACCTATATCCGCTCCCTTGCGCGCGACATCGCGCTGGCGCTGGGTACGGTGGGCCATGTCACCATGCTCCGCCGGATCAAGGCGGGGCCGTTCACCCTGGCCTCGGCGATATCGCTGGACAAATTGAACGAAATGGGGCAGGCGCGCGGGCTTGAAGAGATACTCCTGCCGCTGAGGGCGGGGCTGGACGACATCCCGGCTCTCGCGCTCGACCCCGACCAGGCAGGGGCGCTCCGTCAGGGGCGTGTGCTGGTCGGGATTGCCGCTGACGATGGCCAATATTTCGCGATGCTGGGCGACCGCCCGGTGGCGCTGGTGGAGGCGCTGGACGGGGACGTCCGGGTCGTGCGCGGTTTCAACCTCGATTAA
- the rpsO gene encoding 30S ribosomal protein S15, with protein sequence MSITAERRQEIIKDHARAEGDTGSPEVQVAILTERIQNLTGHFKTHAKDNHSRRGLLMLVNKRRSLLDYLRHKDGDRYLALIAKLGLRK encoded by the coding sequence ATGTCGATCACCGCTGAACGCCGCCAGGAAATCATCAAGGACCATGCCCGCGCCGAGGGTGACACGGGTTCGCCCGAAGTCCAGGTCGCGATCCTGACCGAGCGGATCCAGAACCTGACCGGCCACTTCAAGACCCATGCGAAGGACAATCATTCGCGTCGCGGTCTGCTGATGCTGGTCAACAAGCGTCGCTCGCTGCTCGACTATCTGCGTCACAAGGATGGCGACCGCTATCTGGCGCTGATCGCCAAGCTCGGCCTGCGCAAGTAA
- the pnp gene encoding polyribonucleotide nucleotidyltransferase translates to MFNTKKVAIEWGGKTLTLETGKVARQADGAVIATLGETVVLCAVTAAKNVKEGQDFFPLTVHYQEKFSSAGRIPGGFFKRERGATERETLISRLIDRPIRPLFPEGFYNEINCICQVLSYDGENEPDILALVAASAALTISGVPFMGPIGAARVGYVDGEYQLNPTDAEALAGDLDLVVAATHNAVMMVESEAKELSEEVMLGAVMFAHKASQQIIDAIIDLAEQAAKDPWELKVGDDQKTVKAELKKLVGKDITAAYKLTDKQARQTALGEARAKAKAAMAERTPQEQLVAAKLVKKLEAEIVRTAILKDGRRIDGRSTTQIRPIEAEVHFLPRSHGSALFTRGETQTIATTTLGTKDAEQMIDGLNGLSYQHFMLHYNFPPYSVGEVGRFGAPGRREIGHGKLAWRALHPVLPSKEEFPYTIRVTSDITESNGSSSMATVCGGSLSLMDAGVPLKRPVSGIAMGLILEGKDFAVLSDILGDEDHLGDMDFKVAGTSEGITSLQMDIKIAGITEEIMKVALAQAKEGRAHILAEMNKALGETRTELSAHAPRIETMTIDKSKIRDVIGTGGKVIREIVATTGAKVDIDDEGVIKISSSDSAQIEAAMNWIKGIVEEAEVGKIYNGKVVNLVDFGAFVNFMGGKDGLVHVSEIKNERVEKVSDVLSEGQEVKVKVLEIDPRGKVRLSMRVVDQETGAELEDNRPAREPRGERGDRGPRGDREGGRGPRRDGGDRGGEGRSGPRRDRGDRPRREGGEQGGSSEFAAPAFLTGDRD, encoded by the coding sequence ATGTTCAATACCAAGAAAGTGGCCATCGAGTGGGGCGGCAAGACGCTGACCCTCGAAACCGGCAAGGTGGCCCGTCAGGCCGACGGCGCGGTGATCGCGACGCTGGGCGAGACGGTGGTGCTGTGCGCCGTGACGGCCGCGAAGAATGTGAAGGAAGGCCAGGATTTCTTCCCGCTGACCGTTCACTATCAGGAGAAGTTCTCGTCGGCGGGCCGCATCCCCGGCGGTTTCTTCAAGCGCGAGCGCGGTGCGACCGAGCGTGAGACGCTGATCAGCCGCCTGATCGACCGTCCGATCCGCCCGCTGTTCCCCGAAGGTTTCTACAACGAGATCAACTGCATCTGCCAGGTGCTCTCGTATGACGGCGAGAACGAGCCCGACATCCTGGCGCTGGTCGCCGCGTCGGCCGCGCTCACCATCTCGGGCGTGCCCTTCATGGGCCCGATCGGCGCGGCGCGCGTCGGCTATGTCGATGGCGAGTATCAGCTGAACCCGACCGACGCCGAGGCGCTGGCCGGTGACCTGGACCTGGTCGTCGCCGCCACCCACAATGCGGTGATGATGGTCGAGTCGGAAGCCAAGGAGCTCTCCGAAGAGGTGATGCTGGGCGCGGTCATGTTCGCGCACAAGGCGTCGCAGCAGATCATCGACGCGATCATCGATCTCGCCGAGCAGGCCGCCAAGGACCCGTGGGAACTGAAGGTCGGCGACGACCAGAAGACCGTGAAGGCCGAGTTGAAGAAGCTGGTCGGCAAGGACATCACCGCCGCCTACAAGCTGACCGACAAGCAGGCGCGCCAGACCGCGCTGGGCGAGGCCCGCGCCAAGGCGAAGGCCGCCATGGCCGAGCGCACCCCGCAGGAGCAGCTGGTCGCCGCCAAGCTCGTCAAGAAGCTGGAAGCCGAGATCGTCCGCACCGCGATCCTGAAGGACGGCCGCCGCATCGACGGTCGCTCGACCACGCAGATCCGTCCGATCGAGGCCGAGGTCCACTTCCTGCCGCGTTCGCACGGCTCGGCGCTGTTCACCCGCGGCGAGACCCAGACGATCGCGACCACGACGCTGGGCACCAAGGATGCCGAGCAGATGATCGACGGTCTGAACGGCCTGTCCTACCAGCACTTCATGCTGCACTATAACTTCCCGCCCTATTCGGTCGGCGAAGTGGGCCGCTTCGGCGCGCCGGGCCGTCGCGAGATCGGCCATGGCAAGCTGGCATGGCGCGCGCTGCACCCGGTGCTGCCGTCGAAGGAGGAATTCCCCTACACCATCCGCGTGACCAGCGACATCACCGAGTCGAACGGCTCGTCGTCGATGGCCACCGTCTGCGGCGGCTCGCTGTCGCTGATGGATGCGGGCGTTCCGCTGAAGCGCCCCGTCTCGGGCATCGCCATGGGCCTGATCCTGGAAGGCAAAGACTTCGCCGTCCTGTCCGACATCCTGGGTGACGAGGATCACCTGGGCGACATGGATTTCAAGGTGGCCGGCACCTCCGAGGGCATCACCTCGCTCCAGATGGACATCAAGATCGCCGGTATCACCGAGGAGATCATGAAGGTCGCGCTGGCGCAGGCCAAGGAAGGCCGCGCGCACATCCTGGCCGAGATGAACAAGGCGCTGGGCGAGACCCGCACCGAACTGTCGGCGCATGCGCCGCGCATCGAGACGATGACGATCGACAAGTCGAAGATCCGCGACGTGATCGGCACCGGCGGCAAGGTGATCCGCGAGATCGTCGCCACCACCGGCGCCAAGGTCGACATCGACGACGAGGGCGTGATCAAGATCAGCTCGTCCGACTCCGCGCAGATCGAAGCCGCGATGAACTGGATCAAGGGCATCGTCGAAGAGGCCGAGGTCGGCAAGATCTACAACGGCAAGGTCGTCAACCTGGTCGATTTCGGTGCGTTCGTGAACTTCATGGGCGGCAAGGACGGTCTGGTCCACGTCTCGGAGATCAAGAACGAGCGCGTCGAGAAGGTCTCGGACGTCCTGAGCGAAGGCCAGGAAGTCAAGGTCAAGGTCCTCGAGATCGATCCGCGCGGCAAGGTCCGCCTGTCGATGCGCGTCGTCGACCAGGAAACCGGTGCCGAGCTGGAGGACAATCGTCCGGCGCGCGAACCGCGCGGCGAGCGTGGTGACCGTGGTCCGCGCGGCGACCGTGAAGGCGGTCGCGGTCCGCGTCGCGATGGCGGCGACCGTGGCGGCGAAGGCCGCAGCGGCCCGCGTCGCGACCGTGGCGACCGTCCCCGTCGCGAAGGCGGCGAGCAGGGCGGTTCGTCCGAATTCGCCGCTCCGGCCTTCCTGACCGGCGATCGCGACTGA
- a CDS encoding glycosyltransferase family 2 protein: protein MKRPALSVVVPCYNEAACLDVLHARISGAARAAVGEDYEIVLINDGSRDDSWPVMQRLAAADPHLVAINLSRNHGHQLALTAGLDLCAGEQILIIDADLQDPPELLTDMRATMAAQGADVVYAVRRKRAGETLFKKATAAIFYRMLDRLTDTPIPLDTGDFRLMSRRALDALQSLPEQARFIRGMVAWVGFRQVPFPYDRAERHAGETHYPLGKMIALAFDAVTGFSTAPLRWASHIGLALTAASLLLLVYIAIGWLTGSAVQGWTSTMLVTVILGAVQMFVLGMIGEYLGRLYIESKRRPLYLVADVAGPVQGHARLGYSAHEGAKDPA, encoded by the coding sequence ATGAAGCGCCCTGCCCTGTCCGTCGTCGTCCCCTGCTATAACGAAGCCGCCTGTCTGGACGTGCTGCACGCGCGTATCTCGGGTGCCGCGCGCGCGGCGGTGGGCGAGGATTACGAGATCGTCCTGATCAACGACGGCTCGCGCGACGACAGCTGGCCGGTGATGCAGCGGCTCGCCGCCGCCGATCCGCATCTGGTCGCGATCAACCTGTCGCGCAACCACGGCCACCAGCTGGCGCTGACCGCGGGTCTCGACCTGTGCGCGGGCGAGCAGATCCTGATCATCGACGCCGATCTTCAAGACCCGCCCGAACTCCTCACCGACATGCGCGCGACCATGGCGGCGCAGGGGGCGGACGTGGTCTATGCGGTGCGCCGCAAGCGGGCCGGAGAAACGCTGTTCAAGAAGGCGACGGCGGCGATCTTCTACCGGATGCTCGACCGGCTGACCGACACGCCGATCCCGCTCGACACCGGCGATTTCCGCCTGATGAGCCGCCGTGCGCTCGACGCGTTGCAGTCGCTGCCCGAACAGGCGCGCTTCATTCGCGGCATGGTCGCCTGGGTCGGCTTCCGCCAGGTCCCCTTCCCCTATGACCGCGCCGAGCGGCATGCGGGCGAGACCCATTATCCGCTGGGCAAGATGATCGCGCTGGCCTTCGACGCGGTGACGGGCTTTTCGACCGCGCCGTTGCGCTGGGCCAGCCATATCGGCCTGGCGCTGACGGCGGCATCGCTGTTGCTGCTGGTCTATATCGCGATCGGCTGGCTGACCGGCTCGGCGGTGCAGGGCTGGACCTCGACCATGCTCGTCACCGTCATCCTGGGCGCGGTGCAGATGTTCGTGCTGGGCATGATCGGCGAATATCTGGGGCGGCTCTATATCGAATCGAAGCGGCGGCCGCTCTATCTGGTCGCCGATGTGGCGGGGCCGGTGCAGGGCCATGCCCGGCTGGGCTATAGCGCGCATGAGGGGGCCAAGGACCCCGCCTGA